In Melospiza melodia melodia isolate bMelMel2 unplaced genomic scaffold, bMelMel2.pri scaffold_18, whole genome shotgun sequence, the following are encoded in one genomic region:
- the LOC134433360 gene encoding serine/threonine-protein kinase pim-1-like, producing the protein MGLGRAGGELSPLLPLTCRWPSKGCHATASCTGASWIVLLAKVSTGFPGVVQLLEWLELPKDILMVLERPKRCQDLHRFIRARRFLPEEEARELFRQVLEAVRHCTSCGVLHRDIKPGNILVDLDTGQAKVIDFGCGTYLQDTAYTHFAGTRSYSPPEWTHFGRYYGKPATIWSLGILLHQMVCGEHPFRRGQNISWDHQLSLPQRLSQECQDLIRQCLSMLDLERPSLEELFCHPWMKDIHLP; encoded by the exons atggggctgggcagggcaggcggCGAGCTGAGCCCGCTGCTCCCCTTgacttgcaggtggccatcaaaagggtgccacgcaACCGCGTCctgcactggggcgagctg gatcgtgctgctggccaaggtgtccactggcttccctggtgtggtccagctgctggagtggcttgagctccccaAGGACAtcttgatggtgctggagcggccaaagcggtgtcaggacctgcatcgtttcattcgggcacggcggttcctgcccgaggaggaggcgcgggagctgttccgccaggtgctggaggccgtgcggcactgcaccagctgtggGGTCCTGCACCGCGACATCAAACCagggaacatcctggttgacctggacactggGCAGGCAAAAGtaattgactttggctgtggcacctacctgcaagacacagcctacactcactttgcag gaacacggtcatacagccccccggaatggaCCCACTTTGGCCGGTACTATGgcaagccagctaccatctggtccctgggcatcctgctgcaccagatggtctgcggggagcaccctttcaggaggggccagaacatcAGCTGGGACCATCAGCTctcgctgccacaacggctctctcaag AGTGCCAAGATCTGATCAGGCAGTGTTTATCCATGCTGGACTTGGAAAGGCCCTCATTAGAAGAGCTGTTCTGTCATCCTTGGATGAAGGATATTCATCTGccctag